Proteins from a genomic interval of Chroococcidiopsis thermalis PCC 7203:
- the thrB gene encoding homoserine kinase: MSESHITVTVPATTANLGPGFDCIGAALTLYNRFKFSRLEVGKLSITVTGTEAAKVKTDESNLLYQAFLRLYQHIKQSPPAVAIEIELGVPLARGLGSSATAIVGGLVGANQLAGTPLSQAEVMNLAIAMEGHPDNVVPALLGGCRLAASVEMLHVTSPYWQICDIPWQENVVPVVAIPDFELSTSEARRVLPTQVSRADAIFNTAHLGLLLRGLATGNGEWIGAALQDRLHQPYRQRLISGYEAVQNAALAAGAYGMVISGAGPTLLALTETAKAAAVATAMQTAWQQQGIDAEVRSLAIDTQGATTNPV, translated from the coding sequence ATGTCCGAATCTCATATTACCGTCACCGTTCCTGCTACCACGGCAAATCTAGGACCAGGGTTTGATTGTATTGGTGCAGCATTAACTTTATACAATCGGTTCAAGTTTTCCCGCTTGGAAGTAGGCAAACTGAGCATAACAGTTACAGGTACAGAAGCCGCCAAAGTTAAGACAGATGAGAGTAATTTACTGTACCAGGCTTTTTTGAGACTGTATCAACACATCAAGCAATCGCCGCCAGCAGTAGCAATTGAAATTGAATTAGGCGTACCTTTGGCGCGGGGTTTGGGTAGTTCGGCTACTGCAATCGTTGGTGGTTTGGTAGGTGCAAATCAGTTAGCAGGTACGCCTTTAAGTCAAGCTGAGGTGATGAATTTAGCGATCGCAATGGAAGGACATCCTGATAATGTCGTACCAGCCTTGCTAGGTGGCTGTCGGCTAGCAGCTAGTGTAGAGATGTTACATGTAACATCTCCATACTGGCAAATTTGCGATATTCCGTGGCAAGAAAATGTCGTACCTGTAGTTGCAATTCCTGATTTTGAGCTATCGACATCTGAAGCGCGACGGGTTTTACCAACTCAGGTGAGTCGTGCCGATGCAATTTTTAATACAGCACATTTAGGACTACTACTGCGGGGTTTAGCAACAGGTAATGGAGAATGGATCGGTGCAGCTTTGCAAGATCGACTGCATCAACCATACCGTCAAAGACTGATTTCAGGTTATGAAGCCGTACAAAATGCCGCTTTAGCTGCTGGAGCCTACGGAATGGTTATTAGTGGCGCGGGACCAACTTTACTCGCGTTGACGGAAACTGCAAAGGCGGCGGCTGTAGCAACGGCAATGCAGACAGCTTGGCAACAACAAGGGATTGATGCTGAGGTGCGATCGCTGGCGATCGATACTCAAGGGGCAACTACCAATCCTGTTTGA
- the modB gene encoding molybdate ABC transporter permease subunit produces MFNDISPLWISLKTSLIATTITFFLGIIAAYWMLGYRGKWRSLIEGIFILPLILPPTVVGFLLLVLFGKYGILGQFLASFNINIVFTWYAAVITATVVAFPLVYKTALGAFEQIDANLIRAARTLGASEWTVFWRVSFPLAIPGIIGGATLAFARALGEFGATLMLAGNIPGQTQTIPMAIYFSVEGGSMQEAWGWALVIMGISLSGIVAVNYWQQSRGKRREARGKRQEESTTNYQLPITNYQLPIIESKLFVNIQKQLAEFDLNVTFSNDDRPLGLLGASGAGKSMILRCLAGIETPNAGKIELNGRVLFDSQRQINLPTRNRKIGFLFQNYALFPHLTIGQNIAFGLPKATPKKQVIQVVETQLASMQLHGCANRYPHQLSGGQQQRVALARALASQPEALLLDEPFSALDTHLRSQLEQQLISILSNYQGVTLFVSHNLEEAYRVCQNLLVMEKGTAIASGSKHDIFERPQTYSVAQLTGCKNFSCAEIAVNGMVKATDWGVDLQVTESISKQLKYVGIRAHQIIFTTESNRENTFPCFLAQTSETPHRMTVYLKLYQQPTHSSDYHLQAEVFKEKWEILKGRSFPWYIRLDPMRLILMT; encoded by the coding sequence ATGTTCAATGACATTTCCCCTCTATGGATTTCTCTAAAAACCTCCTTAATTGCCACAACTATTACTTTCTTTCTAGGAATTATCGCCGCCTATTGGATGCTAGGTTATCGAGGTAAGTGGCGATCGCTAATTGAGGGAATATTCATCTTGCCTCTCATTTTACCACCAACAGTAGTAGGTTTTTTATTACTAGTACTATTTGGAAAATACGGCATACTCGGACAATTTTTGGCATCATTTAATATCAACATTGTCTTCACTTGGTATGCAGCCGTCATCACCGCCACAGTAGTAGCCTTTCCATTAGTGTACAAAACTGCTTTGGGAGCCTTTGAACAAATAGACGCAAATTTAATCCGTGCCGCAAGAACATTAGGTGCTTCTGAATGGACTGTTTTCTGGCGTGTCAGCTTTCCTTTAGCAATTCCTGGGATTATTGGTGGTGCGACGCTAGCTTTTGCTCGCGCGTTAGGAGAATTTGGTGCAACATTAATGTTAGCAGGTAATATCCCCGGACAAACGCAAACTATTCCGATGGCTATTTACTTCTCAGTTGAAGGCGGCTCGATGCAGGAAGCTTGGGGATGGGCGCTAGTCATCATGGGAATTTCTCTATCTGGAATTGTAGCAGTAAATTATTGGCAGCAATCGAGAGGTAAGAGGCGAGAGGCAAGAGGCAAGAGGCAAGAAGAGTCAACTACCAACTACCAATTACCAATTACCAATTACCAATTACCAATTATCGAATCAAAATTATTTGTCAATATTCAAAAACAATTAGCAGAATTTGACTTGAATGTAACTTTTAGTAATGACGATCGCCCATTAGGACTTCTGGGAGCTTCTGGCGCAGGTAAAAGCATGATTTTGCGCTGTCTGGCTGGGATTGAAACGCCTAATGCTGGTAAAATTGAGTTAAATGGGCGGGTGCTGTTTGATTCTCAACGCCAAATTAATCTTCCCACACGCAATCGCAAAATTGGTTTTCTGTTTCAGAACTACGCTTTATTTCCTCACCTAACAATAGGGCAAAATATTGCCTTTGGTTTACCGAAAGCTACGCCAAAAAAACAAGTTATCCAAGTCGTAGAAACTCAACTTGCATCAATGCAACTACATGGTTGTGCTAATCGTTATCCCCATCAACTATCCGGCGGACAACAACAGCGAGTCGCTTTGGCACGGGCTTTAGCCAGTCAACCAGAAGCGTTATTATTGGACGAACCGTTTTCAGCTTTAGATACTCATTTACGGAGTCAGTTAGAACAGCAATTAATTTCCATTCTGTCTAATTATCAAGGTGTAACTCTGTTTGTCAGTCATAATTTAGAAGAAGCTTATCGAGTTTGTCAAAATTTATTAGTCATGGAAAAAGGAACTGCGATCGCTAGCGGTTCCAAACACGATATATTTGAACGTCCTCAAACTTACAGTGTAGCTCAATTAACTGGATGTAAAAACTTTTCTTGCGCCGAGATTGCTGTCAATGGAATGGTAAAAGCAACAGATTGGGGAGTAGACTTACAAGTCACAGAATCTATCTCCAAACAATTAAAATATGTAGGAATTCGCGCTCATCAAATTATTTTTACGACTGAATCAAACCGAGAAAATACTTTTCCTTGTTTTTTAGCCCAAACCAGCGAAACTCCCCACCGCATGACTGTATATCTCAAGTTGTATCAACAGCCAACCCACTCTAGCGATTATCACCTGCAAGCAGAAGTATTTAAGGAAAAGTGGGAGATCCTGAAAGGGCGATCGTTTCCCTGGTATATTAGGCTAGATCCAATGCGGTTAATTTTGATGACGTAA
- a CDS encoding photosystem I reaction center protein PsaF subunit III, translating into MRRLLFTLAIAFVIWGSTIPTASAANSTLVPCSKSPAFQARMKNAPDTYYFNKPFKAYAKYELCGTDGLPHLPLDRLDRATDVLVPIGLFLYVAGFIGWSGRSYLRATKSASDPEMKEIFIDLPLALQSISKAVLWPLLALQEFLSGDLTARDEEIPISPR; encoded by the coding sequence ATGAGGCGGTTATTATTTACACTAGCGATCGCCTTTGTAATTTGGGGCAGTACAATTCCTACGGCTTCTGCGGCTAATAGCACCCTCGTACCTTGTAGCAAATCGCCAGCTTTTCAGGCGCGGATGAAAAATGCTCCTGATACCTATTACTTCAATAAGCCATTTAAGGCTTACGCAAAATACGAACTTTGCGGCACGGATGGTTTACCTCATTTGCCACTCGATCGCTTAGATCGAGCTACTGATGTTTTAGTTCCCATCGGTCTATTTTTGTACGTTGCTGGTTTTATCGGCTGGAGCGGTCGTTCTTATCTCCGTGCCACTAAATCAGCTAGCGATCCCGAAATGAAAGAAATTTTTATCGATTTACCTTTGGCATTGCAGTCTATATCAAAAGCTGTTCTTTGGCCTCTTTTAGCACTGCAAGAGTTCTTGAGTGGTGACTTGACTGCTAGAGATGAGGAAATTCCAATCTCGCCACGATAG
- the psaB gene encoding photosystem I core protein PsaB, which translates to MATKFPKFSQDLAQDPTTRRIWYGIATAHDFESHDGMTEENLYQKIFATHFGHIAIIFLWASSLLFHVAWQGNFEQWIKDPLHVRPIAHAIWDPQFGKAAVDAFTQGGASYPVDISYSGVYHWWYTIGMRTNNDLYMGSVFLLVLASVFLLAGWLHLQPKFRPGLAWFKSAESRLNHHLAGLFGVSSLAWTGHLVHVAIPEARGQHVGWSNFLTTPPHPEGLTPFFTGKWAAYAANPDTANHVFGTSQGAGTAILTFLGGFHPQTQSLWLTDIAHHHLAIAVLFIVAGHMYRTNFGIGHSIKEMMNAKTFFGVPVEGPFNMPHQGIYDTYNNSLHFQLGWHLACLGVITSLVAQHMYSLPPYAFMAQDYTTQAALYTHHQYIAGFIMLGAFAHGAIFWVRDYDPEQNKGNVLERVLKHKEAIISHLSWVSLFLGFHTLSLYVHNDVVVAFGTPEKQILIEPVFAQFIQAAHGKVLYGFDTLLSNPDSIATTAWPNHGNVWLPGWLGAINAGTNSLFLTIGPGDFLVHHAFALALHTTTLVLVKGALDARGSKLMPDKKDFGYAFPCDGPGRGGTCDISAWDSFYLAAFWMLNTIGWVTFYWHWKHLGIWQGNVAQFNESSTYLMGWLRDYLWLYSAQLINGYNPYGMNNLSVWSWMFLLGHLVWATGFMFLISWRGYWQELIETLVWAHERTPLANLIRWKDKPVALSIVQARVVGLAHFAVGYVLTYAAFVIASTAGKFG; encoded by the coding sequence ATGGCAACTAAATTTCCCAAATTTAGCCAAGATCTCGCACAAGACCCGACCACTCGTCGGATATGGTATGGGATTGCTACCGCCCACGACTTTGAAAGTCACGATGGAATGACTGAAGAAAATCTTTATCAAAAGATTTTTGCTACACACTTCGGTCACATTGCCATCATCTTTCTTTGGGCATCCAGCCTTCTATTCCACGTAGCTTGGCAAGGAAATTTTGAGCAGTGGATAAAAGATCCGCTGCACGTCCGTCCCATTGCCCACGCAATTTGGGACCCTCAATTCGGTAAAGCCGCAGTTGATGCTTTTACCCAAGGTGGGGCAAGCTATCCCGTCGATATTTCCTACTCTGGTGTTTATCACTGGTGGTACACCATCGGGATGCGGACGAATAACGACCTCTATATGGGTTCGGTGTTCCTACTCGTGCTAGCTTCAGTATTCTTGCTAGCTGGCTGGTTGCACTTACAGCCCAAATTCCGCCCAGGACTTGCCTGGTTTAAGAGTGCGGAGTCTCGCCTGAACCATCACTTAGCGGGATTGTTTGGCGTTAGCTCCTTGGCTTGGACTGGACACCTAGTTCACGTTGCAATTCCCGAGGCTCGCGGACAGCACGTCGGTTGGAGTAACTTTCTGACTACACCACCCCATCCAGAAGGTCTAACGCCCTTCTTTACGGGGAAATGGGCGGCTTATGCTGCTAACCCTGACACTGCCAATCATGTCTTTGGAACCTCTCAGGGTGCGGGTACGGCGATCTTGACCTTTTTGGGTGGCTTCCACCCTCAAACTCAGTCTTTGTGGCTGACGGATATCGCTCACCATCATTTGGCGATCGCAGTATTATTCATCGTTGCCGGACATATGTACCGTACCAACTTCGGTATCGGTCACAGCATCAAGGAGATGATGAATGCTAAAACCTTCTTTGGTGTTCCAGTAGAAGGTCCGTTCAATATGCCTCACCAAGGCATTTACGACACCTACAATAACTCTCTCCACTTCCAACTCGGCTGGCACTTGGCTTGCTTAGGGGTCATCACCTCGTTGGTGGCACAACACATGTATTCCCTGCCTCCCTATGCATTCATGGCGCAGGACTACACGACCCAGGCAGCGTTATACACGCACCACCAGTACATTGCTGGATTCATCATGCTGGGGGCTTTTGCTCACGGCGCGATCTTCTGGGTACGGGACTACGACCCAGAACAGAATAAGGGCAATGTCTTAGAGCGTGTCTTGAAGCACAAAGAGGCGATTATCTCTCACCTGTCTTGGGTATCGCTGTTCTTGGGCTTCCATACCCTCAGTCTTTACGTTCACAACGATGTAGTGGTTGCCTTTGGAACTCCTGAAAAGCAAATTCTGATCGAACCCGTGTTCGCACAGTTCATTCAGGCTGCTCACGGTAAGGTGTTGTACGGCTTCGATACTCTGTTGTCTAACCCAGATAGTATCGCTACAACAGCTTGGCCCAATCACGGGAATGTCTGGTTGCCTGGTTGGTTAGGTGCGATCAATGCTGGTACGAACTCTTTGTTCTTGACGATTGGTCCTGGTGACTTCTTAGTCCACCACGCATTTGCTCTCGCTTTGCATACAACCACGTTGGTATTAGTTAAAGGTGCGTTGGATGCCCGTGGTTCCAAGCTGATGCCCGACAAAAAAGACTTCGGCTATGCCTTCCCTTGTGATGGTCCTGGTCGTGGCGGTACTTGCGACATCTCCGCTTGGGACTCCTTCTACCTGGCTGCGTTCTGGATGCTCAACACAATTGGTTGGGTGACGTTCTACTGGCATTGGAAGCATCTAGGAATTTGGCAAGGCAATGTGGCTCAGTTCAACGAGTCTTCGACATACCTGATGGGTTGGTTGCGCGATTACCTGTGGCTATATTCAGCTCAGTTAATTAATGGCTATAACCCATACGGCATGAATAACCTGTCTGTCTGGTCTTGGATGTTCCTGTTGGGACACTTAGTATGGGCAACTGGTTTCATGTTCCTGATTTCTTGGCGCGGTTACTGGCAAGAGTTGATCGAAACTTTGGTCTGGGCGCACGAGCGGACACCTCTAGCAAACTTGATTCGCTGGAAAGACAAGCCTGTGGCTCTGTCAATCGTTCAAGCTCGCGTTGTGGGGTTAGCTCACTTTGCGGTTGGCTACGTCCTCACTTATGCTGCTTTCGTAATTGCTTCGACTGCTGGTAAGTTTGGTTAA
- a CDS encoding ParA family protein has protein sequence MARQPKIIVVANGKGGVGKTTTSMALAGILAEHYKVLAVDADVQGSLSWWVDRGEQKMGFDLVQETDPLLLGKLKRVEEYELVVVDTPPALNSESLAAAIAAADYLLLPTPPAPMDLAILVETVRRAVVPSGVAHRVLLTRVDPRSWTDAQAAQNTLKELGIPACKTVIRAYKAHERAALDGVPIVQWRGKHAKEAQLDYRKVADEMERDWRKLW, from the coding sequence ATGGCTCGGCAACCCAAGATAATTGTTGTGGCGAATGGTAAAGGTGGCGTGGGTAAAACCACAACAAGTATGGCTTTGGCAGGAATTCTTGCCGAGCATTACAAAGTCTTAGCGGTCGATGCCGACGTTCAAGGCAGTTTATCTTGGTGGGTCGATCGCGGCGAACAAAAAATGGGTTTCGATTTAGTACAGGAAACCGATCCCTTACTATTGGGTAAATTGAAGCGGGTAGAGGAATACGAACTCGTCGTTGTCGATACACCACCAGCGCTCAACTCGGAATCGTTGGCAGCAGCGATCGCAGCGGCAGATTATTTATTGTTACCAACGCCGCCAGCACCGATGGATTTAGCTATCCTAGTTGAGACAGTCAGACGTGCAGTCGTACCATCAGGGGTAGCCCATCGCGTCCTCTTAACGCGAGTCGATCCTCGTAGTTGGACGGACGCGCAAGCAGCTCAAAACACCCTTAAAGAACTCGGTATTCCAGCTTGCAAGACTGTCATCCGCGCCTATAAAGCCCACGAACGAGCAGCTTTAGATGGCGTGCCAATCGTCCAGTGGCGAGGAAAGCACGCAAAAGAGGCACAATTAGATTACCGTAAAGTCGCCGACGAAATGGAGAGGGATTGGAGGAAGTTATGGTGA
- a CDS encoding tRNA-binding protein has protein sequence MNVNETAIAEISFDDFLKVDMRVGTILDVEDNLKAKKPAYILTIDFGELGEKMSSAQITDNYSKAELIGKQIIAVVNFPAKRVAGVKSEVLVLGAVPNNQGVVLLEPNLPVENGTRIS, from the coding sequence ATGAATGTTAACGAAACAGCGATCGCAGAAATTTCTTTTGATGACTTTCTCAAAGTCGATATGCGAGTTGGGACAATTCTTGATGTTGAAGATAATTTAAAAGCGAAAAAACCTGCTTATATCTTGACAATTGATTTTGGTGAGTTGGGAGAAAAAATGAGTTCGGCGCAGATTACCGATAACTATTCTAAAGCCGAACTCATCGGCAAGCAAATTATTGCTGTCGTTAACTTCCCTGCTAAAAGAGTTGCAGGTGTTAAGTCGGAAGTCTTAGTATTAGGAGCAGTTCCTAATAATCAAGGAGTAGTTTTACTAGAGCCAAACTTACCTGTAGAAAACGGAACTCGAATTAGCTAG
- a CDS encoding class I SAM-dependent methyltransferase: protein MSTYDTIGKSYAQFRLPDRRIVDCLLNALQLKPGSTIADIGAGTGGYSRAIAERGFLVYAVEPSEVMRSQAIPHSHVKWFDGCAEAIPLPDNSVDAAICILSLHHFTDLEAALLEIHRVVRTGAIAFFTYDSQARKDFWLDDYFPFLWEYDEDSFFPLEYIVSFIQTHLKNTVDIYPFPLPPDLTYLFLAAGWQQPKMYLNSEIRASMSAFALTDPQLVETGVKQLEADLASGEWQIKYGKYLEFTEFDVGYRIIVAK from the coding sequence ATGTCTACATACGACACTATCGGTAAATCCTACGCTCAATTCCGATTGCCAGACCGTCGCATTGTCGATTGTTTGCTCAATGCACTTCAGTTGAAACCTGGCAGCACTATTGCCGATATTGGTGCGGGTACGGGAGGATATAGTCGGGCGATCGCAGAACGAGGATTTTTGGTCTATGCTGTCGAACCTTCTGAGGTAATGCGTTCTCAGGCTATACCTCATTCTCATGTGAAGTGGTTTGATGGATGTGCAGAGGCAATTCCTTTACCCGATAATTCAGTTGATGCAGCTATTTGTATTTTGTCTCTACATCATTTTACAGATTTAGAAGCTGCTTTGTTGGAAATACATCGAGTTGTCAGGACGGGGGCGATCGCTTTTTTTACTTATGACTCTCAAGCTAGAAAAGATTTTTGGTTGGATGATTATTTTCCGTTTCTTTGGGAATATGATGAAGACTCATTTTTCCCCCTAGAATATATTGTATCGTTTATTCAAACTCATCTTAAAAATACAGTAGATATTTACCCTTTTCCTTTACCACCAGATTTAACATATTTGTTTCTTGCCGCAGGTTGGCAGCAACCCAAAATGTATTTAAATTCTGAAATTCGGGCGAGTATGTCAGCTTTTGCTTTAACCGATCCTCAGTTAGTAGAGACAGGCGTGAAGCAACTAGAGGCAGATTTAGCGAGTGGGGAATGGCAGATAAAATATGGCAAATATTTAGAATTTACAGAATTTGATGTCGGTTATCGAATTATAGTTGCTAAATGA
- a CDS encoding photosystem I reaction center subunit IX translates to MQHVFKYLTLAPVMATFTMVALSVVLIMLQIWFPGLQYGTYFKPTP, encoded by the coding sequence ATGCAACATGTGTTTAAATATCTTACTCTTGCCCCTGTAATGGCAACTTTTACAATGGTTGCTCTTTCGGTAGTGCTAATTATGTTGCAAATTTGGTTTCCAGGTTTGCAGTATGGCACGTATTTTAAGCCTACTCCTTAA
- a CDS encoding ABC transporter ATP-binding protein produces MPKPRNILQRLLTQLKQGSQVFQYTGRAVGLVWQTSRALTFVLAIVTVVAGLLPAAIAYVGKLIVDGVVLAHQSGLERDRLITLGYLGIEAILVALLAGSQRGLTISQSLLRVLLGQKVNLLILQKALTLDLIHFEDSEFYDKMTRARREASSRPLSLVSSTFSIVQNAISLVTYGGLLLQFSFWAVIVLLLSAVPAFIAETRFAGQAFRLFRWRAPETREQTYLETLIAREDFAKEVKLYQLGAMLLERYRSIFNRLYGEDRDLTLRRGVWGYLLSLLSTAAFYLAYAWIVVEAIAGRLSLGDMTMYLMVFRQGQTTFSSTLTSIGGMYEDNLYLSNLYEFLEQPISLPKGKATQGLIPGDGIRFENVSFIYPGSNKLALNNVSFRIRAGEKLAIVGENGSGKTTLIKLLTRLYNPDKGRILLDGLDLQAWDLGVLQRRIGVIFQDFIRYQFTVGENIGVGDVTRIEDRELWQVAADKGMALPLIEQLPDSFQTQLGKWFRGGQELSGGQWQKIALSRAFMRNKADILVLDEPTAAMDAEAEFQIFERLRSLTQNQMAILISHRFSTVRMADKIMVLSGGKVVEQGTHEELLQAGGRYAHLFRLQAAGYQ; encoded by the coding sequence ATGCCAAAGCCACGAAACATCCTGCAAAGACTGCTGACACAATTGAAACAAGGATCGCAGGTGTTTCAATATACAGGTAGAGCGGTAGGATTAGTTTGGCAAACAAGTCGCGCCCTAACCTTTGTTTTGGCGATTGTGACTGTGGTAGCGGGTTTACTCCCAGCCGCGATCGCCTATGTGGGTAAGTTAATTGTCGATGGTGTGGTTTTAGCCCATCAGTCGGGATTAGAACGCGATCGCCTGATTACACTAGGCTATCTGGGAATTGAGGCGATTTTAGTCGCATTACTCGCAGGAAGTCAGAGAGGATTAACGATATCCCAGTCTTTGTTGCGAGTGTTGCTGGGACAAAAAGTCAATCTATTAATTTTGCAGAAGGCGTTAACTTTAGACCTTATCCATTTTGAAGATTCAGAATTTTACGACAAGATGACTAGAGCGAGAAGAGAAGCTTCTAGTCGTCCGTTGTCTTTAGTGAGTAGCACGTTTAGTATTGTCCAAAATGCGATTTCTCTTGTGACCTACGGTGGCTTGTTGCTACAGTTTTCTTTCTGGGCAGTCATAGTCTTGTTGTTGTCAGCCGTACCTGCATTTATTGCGGAGACGCGATTTGCTGGGCAAGCTTTTCGCCTATTTCGGTGGCGTGCGCCGGAAACAAGGGAACAGACTTATTTAGAAACTTTGATCGCTCGCGAAGACTTTGCTAAGGAAGTAAAGTTATACCAGTTGGGGGCGATGTTGTTAGAACGTTACCGTTCGATCTTTAATCGGCTATATGGGGAAGATCGAGATTTAACTCTGCGGCGTGGTGTGTGGGGATATTTATTAAGTTTGTTGAGTACGGCAGCGTTTTATCTTGCCTATGCTTGGATTGTTGTTGAAGCGATCGCCGGACGACTTTCGCTGGGTGATATGACAATGTATCTGATGGTATTCCGTCAGGGACAAACGACTTTTTCTAGCACTTTAACTAGTATTGGCGGAATGTATGAAGATAATCTCTATTTATCTAATTTATACGAATTTTTAGAACAACCTATTTCTTTACCTAAAGGCAAAGCTACCCAAGGTTTAATACCTGGAGATGGCATTCGATTTGAAAATGTCTCCTTTATTTATCCTGGTAGTAATAAACTTGCTTTAAATAATGTTTCGTTTCGGATTCGAGCCGGAGAAAAATTAGCCATAGTTGGTGAAAACGGCTCTGGCAAAACGACTTTAATTAAGTTATTGACTCGATTATATAATCCAGATAAAGGGCGAATTTTACTTGACGGTTTAGACTTGCAAGCATGGGATTTAGGAGTTTTACAAAGACGCATTGGGGTAATATTTCAGGACTTTATTCGCTACCAATTTACCGTAGGTGAAAATATTGGTGTCGGTGATGTTACCCGCATTGAAGATAGAGAACTGTGGCAAGTAGCAGCAGACAAGGGAATGGCGCTACCTTTAATCGAACAATTACCAGATAGCTTTCAAACGCAATTAGGTAAATGGTTTCGCGGCGGACAAGAATTATCGGGGGGACAGTGGCAAAAAATCGCTTTGTCTCGCGCTTTTATGCGGAATAAAGCAGATATTTTAGTTCTAGACGAACCCACAGCCGCTATGGATGCGGAAGCAGAGTTTCAAATTTTTGAACGTTTGCGATCGCTAACTCAAAATCAGATGGCAATTCTGATTTCCCACCGCTTTTCTACCGTGAGAATGGCAGACAAAATTATGGTTTTATCTGGTGGGAAAGTGGTAGAACAGGGAACTCACGAAGAATTGTTGCAGGCGGGAGGACGCTATGCTCATTTGTTTCGCCTGCAAGCAGCGGGGTATCAGTGA